A genome region from Erythrolamprus reginae isolate rEryReg1 chromosome 4, rEryReg1.hap1, whole genome shotgun sequence includes the following:
- the LOC139166326 gene encoding vitelline membrane outer layer protein 1-like: MDLSVSTALLLTIFCCLGNTEIREFKSTIFVKNGGAWGYWGGDGFCLEGFVNGFSLKVEAAQGSSDDTAVNGIRLHCSEGGYIQSAVGPWGIWTKSQYCRPTHYLVSFSLRVEPAQGVRDDTAANNIQFSCSDGQVLRGYGHNWGKFDKWSSRCPSTSKGICGLRTRLERDQGAGDDTALNDVRFFCC; this comes from the exons ATGGACCTCTCTGTCAGCACCGCTCTTCTTCtgaccatcttctgctgcctgGGGAATACCGAAATTCGAGAGTTCAAAAGTACAATCTTTGTAAAAAATGGGGGTGCCTGGGGTTACTGGGGCGGAGATGGCTTTTGTCTTGAAGGCTTTGTAAATGGCTTCTCCCTGAAG GTAGAAGCAGCACAAGGAAGTTCTGATGACACAGCTGTGAATGGAATCCGTTTGCACTGTTCCGAAGGTGGATACATTCAGTCTGCAGTTGGGCC GTGGGGAATCTGGACCAAGTCCCAGTACTGTCGGCCAACCCACTACCTGGTTTCCTTTTCTCTGAGAGTGGAACCCGCTCAAGGAGTTCGTGATGATACCGCAGCCAACAACATCCAGTTCAGCTGCAGTGATGGTCAGGTTCTGAGGGGCTATGGCCATAATTGGGGAAAATTTGACAAGTGGTCTAGTCGCTGCCCCTCAACGTCAAAGGGTATATGTGGGTTACGAACAAGGCTGGAGAGGGACCAGGGTGCTGGTGATGACACAGCCCTCAATGATGTGCGCTTTTTCTGCTGTTAA
- the LOC139166320 gene encoding vitelline membrane outer layer protein 1-like — translation MDLSVSTALLLTIFCCLGNIETREFKSVISVENGGAWGSWGAEDFCFKGYANGFTLKVEAVQGSDDDTALNGIRLHCSKGLSIESEVGSWGKWTTPQYCQPNYYLVSFSLKVEPAQGSGDDTAANNIQFTCSDGQVLRGQGLNWGECEKWSSRCPSTSKGICAIRTKVEEEQGSGDDTALNDVLFFCC, via the exons ATGGACCTCTCTGTCAGCACCGCTCTTCTTCtgaccatcttctgctgcctgGGGAATATCGAAACTCGAGAGTTCAAAAGTGTAATCTCTGTAGAAAATGGGGGTGCCTGGGGTTCCTGGGGCGCAGAAGACTTTTGTTTCAAAGGCTATGCAAATGGATTCACCCTGAAG GTAGAAGCAGTCCAAGGAAGTGATGATGATACAGCTCTGAATGGAATCCGTTTGCACTGTTCAAAAGGCCTAAGCATTGAGTCTGAAGTTGGGTC GTGGGGAAAATGGACCACGCCCCAGTATTGTCAACCAAACTACTACCTGGTTTCCTTTTCTCTGAAGGTGGAACCTGCTCAAGGAAGTGGTGATGATACTGCAGCCAACAACATTCAGTTCACCTGCAGTGATGGTCAGGTTCTGAGGGGCCAGGGCCTGAATTGGGGGGAATGTGAGAAGTGGTCTAGTCGCTGCCCCTCAACATCAAAGGGTATATGTGCGATACGAACTAAGGTGGAGGAGGAACAGGGTTCTGGTGATGACACAGCACTCAATGATGTgctctttttctgctgttaa
- the LOC139166327 gene encoding vitelline membrane outer layer protein 1-like, protein MDLSVSTALLLIIFCLGNIETRDFRSIIPVKNGGVWGSWGRNEFCPEGYANGFTLKVESSQGSADDTALNGIRLYCSEGGYIESAVGPWGKWTTAQYCQPTFYLVSFSLKVEPAQGSGDDTAANNIQFTCSDGQVLRGQGLNWGEFHKWSSRCPSTAKGICAIRTKVEIEQGTGDDTALNDVRFSCC, encoded by the exons ATGGACCTCTCTGTCAGCACCGCTCTTCTTCTGATCATCTTCTGCCTGGGCAATATCGAAACTCGAGATTTCAGAAGCATAATCCCTGTAAAAAATGGGGGTGTCTGGGGTTCCTGGGGCAGAAATGAGTTTTGTCCTGAAGGCTATGCAAATGGCTTCACCCTGAAG GTAGAATCATCCCAAGGAAGTGCTGATGATACAGCTCTGAATGGAATCCGTTTGTACTGTTCCGAAGGTGGATACATTGAGTCTGCAGTTGGGCC GTGGGGAAAATGGACCACGGCCCAGTATTGTCAGCCAACCTTCTACCTGGTTTCCTTTTCTCTGAAGGTGGAACCTGCTCAAGGAAGTGGTGATGATACTGCAGCCAACAACATCCAGTTCACCTGCAGTGATGGTCAGGTTCTGAGGGGCCAGGGCCTGAATTGGGGGGAATTTCATAAGTGGTCTAGTCGCTGCCCCTCAACGGCAAAGGGTATATGTGCGATACGAACTAAGGTGGAGATAGaacagggtactggtgatgacaCAGCACTCAATGATGTGCGCTTTTCCTGCTGTTAA